The proteins below are encoded in one region of Caballeronia sp. SL2Y3:
- a CDS encoding DUF3592 domain-containing protein encodes MCGVRICFKRGRSWGCLSLRCADFPRDGGPVKRVISLRSRPINWYGVFIGTVMFCIQLSFLPNTIEFVRVSKVAFAEVVKLNAGGKHPEVAFTTSDGQRISVPTSSWFHSVDVGDKVEIRYDPRQPGNATMNTLFGVWSLHLFCGVPAMVLILSGLLGFPRQGWGVNENDD; translated from the coding sequence TGTCGCTGAGATGCGCGGACTTTCCGCGAGATGGGGGGCCAGTGAAGAGAGTGATTAGCCTGAGGTCACGGCCTATTAATTGGTATGGGGTCTTTATCGGAACAGTCATGTTCTGCATTCAACTCAGCTTCCTTCCCAATACCATCGAGTTCGTTCGCGTTTCGAAAGTGGCTTTTGCAGAAGTCGTCAAGTTGAACGCGGGCGGTAAGCACCCGGAAGTCGCATTCACGACTTCGGACGGACAGCGTATCTCTGTTCCAACAAGTAGCTGGTTTCATTCTGTCGATGTGGGTGACAAGGTAGAGATACGCTACGACCCACGACAACCCGGCAACGCAACTATGAACACGTTGTTTGGTGTTTGGTCCCTGCATTTGTTTTGCGGCGTTCCAGCAATGGTTCTAATACTGAGCGGATTGCTTGGTTTTCCTCGGCAGGGATGGGGGGTTAACGAAAACGATGATTGA